Genomic segment of Sporanaerobacter acetigenes DSM 13106:
CCAAGAGTCATTCCACTGGGAACTAAACTTTATGTTGAATCTCTTGACAATAGAAGTGATTATGGTTTTGCTATAGCAGAGGATACAGGTAGCGCTATAAAAGGTAACAGAATTGATTTGTTCTTTCCAAGTGGGAAAGAAGCCAAAATTTTTGGCAGAAGAAAAGTAAAAGTTTATATATTAGAAGACTAGGGAAATTCCTAGTCTTCTAATTTCAAAGGAATATATTACATACAAATACTGAGGCAAATATAGAAGCAATATAAGATATCAGAGCCGCCTTCAAAGTATATCTATGATCTCTTATTCCAATAGAGCCAAAATATACAGCCATGGTATAAAATATAGTCTCAGAAGAACCCATCATGATTGAAGCTACTTGCCCAGGAAAAGAATCTGGTCCATAGTTTTCTATGATATCTTTTACTACACCCAACGCTCCACTACCTGAAATAGGTCTCATGATGACCAACGGAAGTACTTCTACAGGAATCCCTACAAATTCCATGATAGGACTTAATATATCCATTAGCATATAAAGAGCATGGGAACCTCTAAATATTCCTATAGAAACAAAAATAGCTATAAGATAGGGCATTATCTTTATAGAAGTTTTTATACCTTCTTTGACTCCTTCAATAAAAGCAGAATATATATCTATCCCTTTTACATATCCATAAATGATTATAGTCAAGGTTATAAATGGAACAAGACCTATAGATATAGCCTTCATAAACAATCACTCTTTTCAAAAAGTTTTACAGCTATTATTCCCACAATAGTAGAAATAGAAGTAGCTATAATACCTGGCCCCACTATCCCAGTTGGATCAGCTGAACCAGTATCATATCTAATTTTAAGTACAGTCAATGGAACCAATTGAACAGAAGACATATTTATGACGAGAAACATACACATGGCATTGGTAGCCCTTTTTTTATCTTTGTTTAATTTGTTTATCTCCTCCATAGCTTTTAATCCAAAAGCTGTAGCTCCATTTCCTACTCCAAACATATTGGCTATGATATTCATGAGTATAAATCCTTCAGCAGGATGATTTTTGGGAATACCCGGAAACAAAAACCTCATTATAGGACTAAAAATTTTTGACAACTTTTCTAAAAATCCAGATTCTTTTGCTATATTCATAATCCCAAGCCAAAAAGACATTATTCCTATAAGACTTATAGCAAAAGTCACTGCCTCTCCTGCTTCTTTTATGATGATATTATTTATTTCTTCTAGTGTACCAGCAAATATAGAATATACTATTCCTATAGCTATGAGCAAAAACCACATGGTGCTCATCATAAAAAAATCTCCCCTTCCATTAGAATATATGAAAAGAGGAGAACTATAAGAACTTTTATTTATACATATCTCCAAAAGGAGTAGCTACTTTTTCGATTTTTTCACTTTCCACTAGCTTTTCCATTTTTTCTTTGAGTTGATCCATGTTGATGGCTTCTCCATATTCTTTTTCAACTTCCCCCAATATGGATAAAAATTGAGATTCATTTATAGGAAGTTTATCTTTTATGATTCTATAAAACTTTTCTTCTTCTTCCTTGCTATATTTTTTAAGTTCATCAAAAGGATTTAATGTGTGAGGACTTCTAGTCTTTGAAGCTCGTATTCTCACATATATAGTACGTCCCATAGTAGCAGAAGATATAAATACATCTCCAGATTTTAGATAGGGAAGTCTCCTTGCCTCTTCTTCTTTTATATCTGTTTCTTCTCTTATGGTCTGTATATCTGATGATCTGACAGTTCTAAATATAAACTTTGTATTTAATTGAGCTGTAATAGTTTCTTCCAAAAGAGTAGGTCTTTGAGTAGCCAATATCAAAAATACTCCATATTTTCTTCCCTCTTGGGATATTTCCTTTAATACAGCTTTGGAAGGACATTCATAGCCCTTTGGAGCAAAATTGTGTGATTCATCTGTAACTATAAAAAATGGTGGAAAATAGT
This window contains:
- a CDS encoding spore maturation protein: MKAISIGLVPFITLTIIIYGYVKGIDIYSAFIEGVKEGIKTSIKIMPYLIAIFVSIGIFRGSHALYMLMDILSPIMEFVGIPVEVLPLVIMRPISGSGALGVVKDIIENYGPDSFPGQVASIMMGSSETIFYTMAVYFGSIGIRDHRYTLKAALISYIASIFASVFVCNIFL
- a CDS encoding nucleoside recognition domain-containing protein translates to MMSTMWFLLIAIGIVYSIFAGTLEEINNIIIKEAGEAVTFAISLIGIMSFWLGIMNIAKESGFLEKLSKIFSPIMRFLFPGIPKNHPAEGFILMNIIANMFGVGNGATAFGLKAMEEINKLNKDKKRATNAMCMFLVINMSSVQLVPLTVLKIRYDTGSADPTGIVGPGIIATSISTIVGIIAVKLFEKSDCL